One stretch of Chitinophagales bacterium DNA includes these proteins:
- a CDS encoding cytochrome-c peroxidase has translation MKNLASILILLSVILVSCHKETDTPAYPVYPSYFPAPVYQFTINKLTENGFLLGRKLFFDPFLSKDGSISCASCHHPNKYFADEGMAISEGVGGKFGIRNAPSITNTVFTPAFMWDGGVAHLDVSALPALTDTNEMAETMAHLIEKLNNHAEYPALFEKAFGSDSIYTQVLFYAFSQYVGSVVSASAKYDKVKQGKASFTQKEQAGYAIFKTQCNSCHTEPLFTNYSYKNNGLDNNFSEDLGRGRITLSPADEGKFRVPSLRNVMQTAPYMHGGRFATINEVLNHYTNGIVQSATLDESLQNGISLSEADKTNLILFLHTLTDEDMRNNSKYYE, from the coding sequence ATGAAAAACTTAGCAAGTATATTAATATTGCTCAGTGTAATATTGGTATCGTGCCATAAAGAAACGGATACACCGGCTTATCCGGTGTATCCTTCTTATTTTCCTGCTCCTGTTTATCAGTTTACTATCAATAAACTAACAGAAAATGGCTTTTTATTAGGCAGAAAATTGTTTTTTGACCCTTTTTTATCAAAAGACGGTAGTATTTCTTGTGCCAGCTGTCATCATCCTAATAAATATTTTGCAGATGAAGGAATGGCTATAAGTGAAGGTGTAGGCGGTAAATTTGGAATAAGAAATGCCCCCTCTATAACCAATACTGTATTTACTCCCGCTTTTATGTGGGACGGAGGTGTGGCTCATTTAGATGTTTCTGCTTTGCCTGCACTAACAGACACTAATGAAATGGCTGAAACAATGGCTCATCTAATTGAAAAACTAAATAATCATGCAGAATATCCTGCTTTGTTTGAAAAAGCTTTTGGTAGCGATTCTATTTATACGCAGGTGCTATTTTATGCTTTTTCGCAGTATGTAGGTAGTGTGGTTTCTGCTTCGGCAAAATACGATAAAGTAAAGCAAGGCAAAGCTTCTTTTACACAAAAAGAACAAGCCGGTTATGCAATTTTTAAAACACAATGTAACTCTTGCCATACAGAACCTTTATTTACAAATTATAGCTACAAAAATAATGGATTAGATAATAATTTTTCTGAAGATTTAGGCAGAGGCAGAATAACGCTTTCTCCGGCAGACGAAGGAAAATTTAGAGTTCCGTCATTAAGAAATGTAATGCAAACCGCTCCGTATATGCACGGTGGGCGTTTTGCTACTATAAATGAAGTTTTAAACCATTATACCAATGGAATAGTACAAAGTGCTACTTTAGATGAAAGTTTACAAAATGGAATTTCTTTAAGTGAAGCGGATAAAACAAATTTGATTTTATTTTTGCACACACTTACCGATGAAGACATGAGAAATAATAGTAAATACTACGAGTAA
- a CDS encoding GWxTD domain-containing protein translates to MNLIFRTILILGLQSIFLSVFADNLDVFTTVKRYYDVKQEKQYIELAYLIPGNVVAYKTVANNKDYQAKVLVAIQLINQTNEEVFKHVYVVNSPQYKENTQTLVNLSDVVNIPFVQDSLELSMQFLDLNDSTNYFTDNIEINKLIENTAFLSDISLLSDVKDATENSVFVKNEKELTPKFINYYPTEVSTIQFYAEAYHSPSTSYFVRYYITNENNKVIEKYANFKKLSSSENDAILSGFDITTLPSGNYYIYAELRNDKNEVADRKRMFFQRYNKLKEDLDVVENRGLGVIENNFAKKYDLRNITHHLNALKPIADKFEEAAINGAIDSKDLALMQNYFYSFWSKRDSKNPEDRWMEYANLVKFADDEFGNTMIEGNETSRGITYLKYGKPTERLERNTRDFGRIEVWTYEFLEGQGNVKFMFVENPLAQNEFPLVHSTLKNQMFDKEWDRIIKNNNY, encoded by the coding sequence ATGAATTTGATTTTTAGAACAATATTAATTTTAGGTTTGCAAAGCATTTTTTTATCTGTTTTTGCCGATAATTTAGATGTTTTTACAACCGTAAAAAGGTATTATGATGTAAAACAAGAAAAACAATATATTGAATTAGCCTATTTAATACCCGGCAATGTGGTGGCTTATAAAACTGTGGCTAACAATAAAGATTATCAAGCAAAAGTATTGGTAGCTATTCAACTAATAAACCAAACCAACGAAGAGGTTTTTAAGCATGTTTACGTAGTAAATTCTCCTCAGTATAAAGAAAATACCCAAACATTGGTCAATTTATCTGATGTAGTAAATATTCCTTTTGTTCAAGACAGTTTAGAGTTGAGTATGCAGTTTTTAGATTTGAATGATTCTACAAATTATTTTACCGACAATATTGAAATAAACAAACTAATAGAAAACACAGCCTTTTTATCTGATATTTCTCTGCTTAGCGATGTAAAAGATGCTACTGAAAACAGCGTTTTTGTAAAAAATGAAAAGGAATTAACACCTAAATTTATTAACTATTACCCAACTGAAGTAAGTACAATACAATTTTATGCAGAGGCTTATCATTCTCCGTCAACATCTTATTTTGTGCGGTATTATATTACCAATGAAAATAATAAGGTTATAGAGAAATATGCAAATTTTAAAAAATTGAGTAGTAGTGAAAATGACGCTATTTTAAGTGGTTTTGATATTACTACTTTGCCCAGTGGCAACTATTATATTTATGCAGAACTGCGAAACGATAAAAATGAAGTTGCAGATAGAAAACGTATGTTTTTTCAACGATATAATAAGCTAAAAGAAGACCTTGATGTGGTAGAAAATAGGGGATTGGGCGTAATAGAAAATAATTTTGCCAAAAAATATGATTTAAGAAATATAACGCATCACTTAAATGCCTTAAAACCTATAGCCGATAAATTTGAAGAAGCCGCTATAAATGGAGCTATTGACAGTAAAGATTTAGCATTAATGCAAAATTATTTTTACAGTTTTTGGAGCAAAAGAGATAGTAAAAATCCTGAAGATAGATGGATGGAATATGCCAATTTAGTAAAATTTGCCGATGATGAATTTGGCAATACCATGATAGAAGGCAATGAAACTTCAAGAGGGATAACATACTTGAAATACGGTAAACCTACTGAAAGATTAGAACGCAATACCCGAGATTTTGGCAGAATAGAAGTTTGGACCTACGAATTTCTTGAAGGGCAGGGCAATGTGAAATTTATGTTTGTAGAAAATCCTTTGGCTCAAAATGAGTTTCCGCTGGTTCATTCTACTTTAAAAAATCAAATGTTTGATAAAGAATGGGATAGAATTATTAAAAATAACAATTATTAG
- a CDS encoding RnfABCDGE type electron transport complex subunit D has translation MQSKNFINHTLTYFQDARHFQIAYLSSFLLLGILLLGWQQHLAQYILVISTALFTQALGAKFIAKQNISLKSAFITSLGLCLLLHTNHYYTAIIAAFVAIAGKFLIRYKGKHIFNPVNFGIVIMLIFSNDAWISPGQWGNHLIVLFAVGILGFLVLKKVNRLDASITFILVFCGLNFIRSVIYLGWTPDVFYHQISSGTLVLFTFFMITDPMTTPNHRKARIIWVSLIAIVAFIVSNYVYIFAAPIWVLFFASPLTPVFDKIFTAQKFEWNQSKSILNFK, from the coding sequence ATGCAAAGCAAAAATTTCATAAACCATACCTTAACTTATTTTCAAGATGCACGCCATTTTCAAATTGCCTATTTAAGCAGTTTTCTTTTGTTAGGAATTTTACTTTTGGGCTGGCAGCAGCATTTAGCTCAGTATATTTTAGTTATTTCTACAGCATTGTTTACACAAGCATTGGGTGCTAAATTTATTGCTAAGCAAAATATTTCTTTAAAAAGTGCTTTTATTACTTCTTTAGGTCTTTGCCTTTTACTACACACCAACCATTATTACACAGCCATAATTGCTGCTTTTGTAGCCATAGCCGGCAAATTTTTAATACGATATAAAGGCAAACACATTTTTAATCCCGTAAATTTTGGAATTGTTATCATGCTCATTTTTTCTAATGATGCGTGGATTTCTCCGGGACAATGGGGCAACCATTTAATTGTACTTTTTGCCGTTGGAATATTAGGTTTTTTAGTACTTAAAAAAGTAAACCGATTAGATGCCAGTATAACTTTTATTTTGGTATTCTGTGGCTTAAACTTTATTCGTTCCGTAATATATTTAGGCTGGACTCCCGATGTTTTTTATCATCAAATAAGTAGCGGCACGCTTGTTTTATTTACTTTCTTTATGATAACTGACCCTATGACCACGCCAAACCATAGAAAAGCAAGAATAATTTGGGTAAGCTTAATTGCCATTGTGGCTTTTATAGTTAGCAATTATGTTTACATTTTTGCAGCACCTATTTGGGTACTCTTTTTTGCTTCGCCTCTTACACCTGTATTTGACAAAATATTTACCGCTCAAAAATTTGAGTGGAATCAATCAAAATCAATTTTAAACTTTAAATAA
- a CDS encoding ATP-binding protein gives MSSYTNRKEYIDKLLSYKDKDLIKVVSGLRRSGKSTLLNLFRDKLLKLGVGKKQIQSYNFELPENFLDKSWSDIYFEIKAKLQADKQNYIFLDEVQNIPQFEKLVDGLFATEYTDVYITGSNAFLLSGELATLLSGRYIEISILPFSFKEYLTTRSIDTSNKYLNYEALFFDYVNETSLPKGVELRKEGFDKIYEYLEAIYTTIVEKDITQRHQINDKRAFGNIVKYTASNIGSMLSPSNISKTLKQDGQSIHHATVEKYLDYLVESFVFYKVNRFDLKGKKQLATQEKYYLVDVGLLNILVGKERNTDRGHILENIVYLELLRRGNKIWTGTARNTEVDFVCKTTTGGIEYYQVAWELSTQKTIEREFGSLEKISDNYPKYLLTTDSFTQDRNGVQHLNVFNWLLDF, from the coding sequence GTGAGTAGCTATACAAATAGGAAGGAATATATTGATAAGCTGTTGTCTTACAAAGATAAAGACCTTATAAAAGTAGTAAGTGGTTTGCGTAGGTCGGGCAAATCAACTTTATTAAATTTGTTTCGGGACAAACTGTTAAAATTAGGTGTAGGCAAAAAACAAATTCAGTCTTATAATTTTGAGTTGCCCGAAAACTTTCTTGATAAATCGTGGAGTGATATTTATTTTGAAATTAAAGCAAAATTGCAAGCCGACAAGCAGAATTATATTTTTTTAGACGAAGTGCAAAATATTCCACAATTTGAGAAATTGGTAGATGGTCTTTTTGCAACAGAATATACAGATGTTTATATAACAGGGTCAAACGCCTTTTTATTGTCGGGCGAATTGGCTACATTGTTAAGTGGTCGCTATATAGAAATTTCTATTTTACCTTTTTCTTTTAAGGAGTATTTAACCACTCGCAGCATTGACACATCAAACAAATATCTTAACTATGAGGCTTTGTTTTTTGATTATGTAAACGAAACATCATTGCCAAAAGGCGTTGAGCTGCGTAAGGAAGGTTTTGACAAAATATATGAATATTTAGAAGCCATTTATACTACTATTGTAGAAAAAGACATAACACAACGCCACCAAATAAATGATAAAAGAGCATTTGGAAACATTGTAAAATATACGGCTTCAAACATTGGCAGTATGCTTTCTCCAAGCAATATTTCTAAAACATTAAAACAAGACGGGCAAAGCATACACCACGCCACAGTTGAAAAATACTTGGATTATTTAGTAGAAAGTTTTGTGTTTTATAAAGTTAATCGCTTTGATTTGAAAGGCAAAAAGCAGCTTGCCACACAAGAAAAATACTACTTGGTAGATGTAGGTTTACTCAATATTTTAGTAGGTAAAGAACGCAATACCGACAGAGGACATATTTTAGAAAACATTGTGTATTTAGAACTTTTGCGTAGAGGTAATAAAATTTGGACAGGCACAGCACGAAATACAGAAGTAGATTTTGTGTGTAAAACAACTACCGGTGGTATAGAATATTATCAAGTAGCTTGGGAATTATCTACGCAAAAAACTATAGAAAGAGAATTTGGTTCACTTGAAAAAATTTCTGATAATTATCCTAAATATTTGCTCACAACCGATTCATTTACACAAGATAGAAATGGTGTACAGCACTTAAATGTGTTTAACTGGTTACTTGATTTTTAA
- the holA gene encoding DNA polymerase III subunit delta: MIQDFKQILKELNGKKYKPLYFLFGDESYYIDKVVDYIEKNALAEHEKAFNQQVVYGKDVDAGQIKDIAMRLPMAATHQVIIVKEAQQLKSFNDLESYFNHPVPSTILVLAYKHSSPDKRKKIFKTIINHKESVALESKAIRDYEVVGWISAYAKEKGLKINPKGIEILAEFLGTDISKIVNELDKLLLIKGNDKNITEEDIEKNIGASKDYNIFEFTDALGQKNYEKSYKILHYFEQNPKSLVLQMALGTINGFYQKVYLTKFSGNMDERSFGALLKLHPFIAKEYKKYAKKYSVEQLEKIFILIGEYDLKSKGLGNKSATPSELLTELTYKIYAT; the protein is encoded by the coding sequence TTGATTCAGGATTTTAAACAGATATTAAAAGAATTAAATGGCAAGAAATATAAACCTTTATATTTTTTGTTTGGTGATGAATCGTACTACATAGATAAAGTGGTAGATTACATTGAAAAAAATGCTTTAGCAGAACATGAAAAAGCATTTAATCAGCAGGTGGTTTATGGAAAAGATGTAGATGCCGGGCAAATTAAAGATATAGCTATGAGATTGCCTATGGCGGCTACACATCAGGTAATTATAGTAAAAGAAGCACAGCAATTAAAGTCTTTTAATGATTTAGAAAGTTATTTTAATCATCCTGTGCCTTCTACTATTTTAGTGCTGGCATACAAACATAGTTCGCCCGATAAAAGGAAAAAGATTTTTAAAACTATTATAAACCACAAGGAAAGTGTAGCATTAGAATCAAAAGCTATACGAGATTATGAAGTTGTAGGCTGGATTTCTGCTTATGCTAAAGAAAAAGGATTAAAAATAAATCCTAAAGGAATTGAAATTTTAGCCGAATTTTTAGGAACCGATATTTCTAAAATTGTAAATGAGTTAGATAAATTACTGCTGATAAAAGGTAATGATAAAAATATAACAGAAGAAGATATTGAAAAAAATATTGGAGCTTCAAAAGACTATAATATTTTTGAATTTACCGATGCTTTAGGACAAAAAAACTATGAAAAATCGTATAAAATTTTGCATTATTTTGAGCAAAATCCTAAAAGTTTAGTGCTGCAAATGGCACTTGGCACAATTAATGGTTTTTATCAAAAAGTATATTTAACTAAATTTTCGGGCAATATGGACGAAAGGTCTTTTGGTGCTTTGCTAAAACTACATCCTTTTATTGCTAAAGAATATAAAAAATACGCAAAGAAATATTCTGTTGAGCAGCTTGAAAAAATTTTTATTTTAATAGGAGAATATGACCTAAAATCAAAAGGATTAGGAAATAAAAGTGCTACGCCATCGGAATTATTAACAGAATTAACCTATAAAATATATGCCACATGA
- a CDS encoding DUF2330 domain-containing protein, producing MKNLVSTLILASIVLLPIKGFSFCGFYVAKADINIKNETSEVILARKGNKTVVTMSNDFKGDVKDFAMVIPVPVLLQENDIKVIDRYIFDKLNTYTGPRLVEYYDQNPCYDGRIYYDMMPSMSMQKNETAIQESEAKELGVAIEAQYTVGEYDILILSAKESEGLKIWLDKNGYKIPANAEEVIEPYIKNKLKFFVAKVNLEEQTKSGFNHLRPIQITYESNRFMLPIRLGMANADKAQDLIIYAFSEEGQIETTNYRTAKIPTDKNIPTFIKDDFSNFYADVFETAYKRNNKNAVFLEYSWDLNSENYTKCDPCATTPPSYAELKDAGVFWVNSGYNNGWGGADYSGKLHITRLHVKYDRKNFPQDLFFQSTPNKQSFQGRYIMTHPVQEAITCKEAENYYLKVLDRRENELENLAYLTEWNTDKYDYYLKTYERKYERVKGDRGNFLPVFKNPFNNNNTPNGTIMIVFLSVLLLICTWFIKKSIKPKVQH from the coding sequence ATGAAAAATTTAGTTAGCACATTAATTTTGGCAAGTATCGTTCTTTTACCAATAAAAGGATTTAGCTTTTGCGGGTTTTATGTGGCAAAGGCAGACATTAATATTAAAAACGAAACATCTGAAGTTATTTTAGCCCGAAAAGGCAACAAAACTGTAGTAACTATGAGCAATGACTTTAAAGGAGATGTTAAAGATTTTGCTATGGTAATTCCCGTACCTGTTTTATTGCAAGAAAACGATATTAAAGTAATAGACCGTTATATTTTTGATAAATTAAATACTTATACGGGACCTCGTTTAGTAGAATATTACGACCAAAATCCTTGCTATGACGGTAGAATATACTACGACATGATGCCATCTATGTCAATGCAAAAAAATGAAACAGCTATACAAGAAAGTGAGGCTAAAGAATTAGGCGTGGCTATAGAAGCACAATACACCGTAGGAGAATATGATATTTTAATTTTATCGGCAAAAGAATCGGAGGGATTGAAAATTTGGTTAGATAAAAATGGCTATAAAATTCCTGCAAATGCGGAAGAAGTGATAGAGCCATACATTAAAAACAAACTAAAGTTTTTTGTAGCTAAAGTAAATTTAGAAGAGCAAACTAAATCCGGTTTTAATCATTTGCGGCCAATACAAATAACCTATGAAAGCAATAGATTTATGCTACCAATACGATTAGGAATGGCAAATGCCGATAAAGCTCAAGATTTAATTATTTATGCTTTTAGCGAAGAAGGACAAATAGAAACCACCAACTACAGAACAGCTAAAATACCAACGGATAAAAATATACCTACTTTTATAAAAGATGATTTTAGCAATTTTTATGCTGATGTATTTGAAACGGCTTATAAAAGAAACAATAAAAATGCGGTATTTTTAGAGTATAGCTGGGATTTGAATAGTGAAAATTATACCAAATGCGACCCGTGTGCTACTACACCTCCAAGCTATGCGGAGCTAAAAGATGCAGGTGTTTTTTGGGTAAACAGCGGATACAACAATGGCTGGGGCGGAGCGGACTACAGTGGAAAACTACACATTACAAGACTGCATGTTAAATACGATAGGAAAAACTTTCCTCAAGATTTGTTTTTCCAATCTACACCTAACAAACAGTCTTTTCAAGGAAGATATATAATGACCCACCCCGTACAAGAAGCCATAACTTGCAAAGAAGCAGAAAACTATTATTTAAAAGTATTAGATAGAAGAGAAAATGAGCTTGAAAACTTAGCGTATCTTACAGAATGGAACACCGATAAATACGATTATTACTTAAAAACCTACGAGCGAAAATATGAAAGAGTAAAAGGAGATAGAGGAAACTTTTTGCCTGTATTTAAAAATCCTTTTAACAATAATAATACGCCTAATGGAACTATAATGATAGTGTTTTTAAGTGTGTTGCTTTTAATCTGTACTTGGTTTATTAAAAAATCTATAAAGCCTAAAGTACAGCATTAA
- a CDS encoding WbqC family protein produces MAKKLLIELPYLGNLAYYNILTKFDTILLEKHAFLQKSSYRNRCDIAGVNGKLTLSVPVVGGKDKKQYYKETKISYEHPWLKDHWNSLSAAYRRSPYFEFYEDKFEEVYHKKYPYLYELNFAFFELIMKLLKLNKKVEFTESYKKEYNEDVADFRSYFLPKKNQEIGIYYTQVFEDRNGFINNLSIVDLLFNEGPNATNLIEGI; encoded by the coding sequence ATGGCAAAAAAACTCTTAATTGAACTTCCGTACTTAGGCAATTTAGCTTATTATAATATTTTGACAAAATTTGATACTATTTTATTGGAAAAACACGCTTTTTTACAAAAATCAAGCTACAGAAATAGGTGCGATATAGCCGGAGTAAATGGAAAGTTAACGCTTTCTGTACCTGTGGTGGGCGGAAAAGACAAAAAGCAATATTACAAAGAAACCAAAATTAGTTATGAGCATCCTTGGCTTAAAGACCATTGGAATAGTTTAAGTGCTGCCTACAGGCGGTCGCCCTATTTTGAGTTTTATGAAGATAAATTTGAAGAAGTTTACCATAAAAAGTATCCATATTTATATGAACTAAATTTTGCTTTTTTTGAATTGATAATGAAGCTACTTAAACTAAATAAAAAAGTGGAGTTTACGGAAAGTTATAAAAAGGAATACAATGAAGATGTAGCGGATTTCAGGTCGTATTTTTTACCTAAAAAAAATCAAGAAATAGGTATATATTACACCCAAGTTTTTGAAGACAGAAACGGATTCATTAATAATTTGAGTATTGTAGATTTATTGTTTAACGAAGGACCAAATGCCACAAATTTAATAGAAGGAATATAA
- a CDS encoding AMP nucleosidase, with protein MKTKQEIVENWLPRYTGVPLDKFGQYILLTNFGNYVEMFATQMGVEVNGRDKAMISATAQGITIINFGMGSPNAATIMDCLSAIKPKGALFLGKCGGLKKKNNLGDFILPIAAIRGEGTSNDYFPAEVPSLPAFALQKAISTTIRDNGNDYWTGTVYTTNRRVWEFDEKFKKYLKKIRAMGIDMETATIFTTAFANKIPAGALLLVSDQPMIPDGVKTSSSDEKITSNFVELHLKLGIESLKQLINNGMTIKHLRF; from the coding sequence ATGAAAACAAAACAAGAAATAGTTGAAAATTGGTTGCCACGCTACACGGGCGTGCCATTAGATAAATTTGGACAATATATTCTGCTCACTAATTTTGGTAATTATGTAGAAATGTTTGCAACCCAAATGGGTGTAGAAGTAAATGGAAGGGATAAAGCTATGATTTCTGCAACGGCACAAGGTATTACCATTATAAATTTTGGAATGGGAAGTCCTAATGCGGCTACTATTATGGATTGCCTATCTGCTATAAAACCCAAAGGTGCTTTATTTTTAGGTAAATGTGGCGGACTTAAAAAGAAAAATAATTTAGGCGATTTTATTCTTCCCATAGCGGCTATAAGAGGCGAAGGAACAAGTAATGATTATTTTCCGGCAGAAGTGCCATCTCTACCGGCATTTGCTTTGCAAAAAGCCATTTCTACTACCATAAGGGATAACGGAAACGACTATTGGACGGGTACGGTTTATACCACTAATAGAAGAGTTTGGGAGTTTGATGAAAAGTTTAAAAAGTATTTGAAAAAAATAAGAGCCATGGGTATAGATATGGAAACTGCTACCATATTTACCACCGCTTTTGCCAATAAAATACCAGCGGGTGCTTTATTGTTAGTTTCTGACCAGCCTATGATTCCCGATGGCGTAAAAACTTCATCAAGTGATGAAAAAATTACTTCAAATTTTGTGGAATTGCATTTAAAATTGGGTATAGAATCATTAAAGCAACTTATTAATAACGGTATGACTATTAAACACTTACGGTTTTGA
- a CDS encoding lysophospholipid acyltransferase family protein, whose translation MLGILLKIVIYPISILPFWLIRIKLFPFYLIIAHVLKYRQKVILKNLKIAYPNESELFYKQTLKGFYKHLYLLICEGIKSFTISKKNILNRFKIDEGIIKEYAQSGKSVVMVFGHYNNWEWPALAAPLQITPQLVAIYQPVKNQQINNWIKANRSRYGAILVSTKEVSEFYKNNTQIIANAFIADQSPSNKKSGVWVDFFGRKTLFLAGAAAKAIELNQPMVYVYTKRTKPGYYTMYVENLCSNPQDYTVEKLTQDYAHRLEQQIKENPSEYLWSHNRWKHGF comes from the coding sequence ATGTTAGGCATACTTTTAAAAATAGTAATTTACCCTATAAGCATACTCCCGTTTTGGCTTATTAGAATAAAACTATTTCCTTTTTATTTAATTATAGCTCATGTTTTAAAATATAGACAAAAAGTAATTTTAAAGAATTTAAAAATTGCCTATCCCAATGAAAGTGAGTTGTTTTATAAACAAACTTTAAAAGGTTTTTATAAGCATTTGTATCTTTTAATTTGCGAAGGGATTAAATCTTTTACTATAAGTAAAAAAAATATACTCAATAGGTTTAAAATAGACGAGGGTATTATAAAAGAATATGCCCAAAGTGGCAAAAGTGTAGTTATGGTTTTTGGGCATTACAATAATTGGGAATGGCCGGCTTTAGCTGCTCCTCTTCAAATAACGCCACAGCTTGTTGCTATTTATCAGCCTGTAAAAAACCAACAAATAAATAATTGGATAAAAGCAAACAGAAGCAGATATGGAGCTATTTTGGTTTCAACTAAAGAAGTAAGCGAATTTTATAAAAACAACACACAAATTATAGCTAATGCTTTTATAGCAGACCAAAGTCCTTCTAACAAAAAAAGTGGTGTTTGGGTAGATTTTTTTGGAAGAAAAACCCTTTTTTTAGCAGGAGCGGCAGCTAAAGCTATAGAACTCAATCAACCTATGGTTTACGTTTATACCAAAAGAACAAAACCCGGATATTATACTATGTATGTAGAAAATCTGTGTAGCAATCCGCAGGATTATACAGTTGAAAAGTTGACACAAGATTATGCACATAGATTAGAACAACAAATAAAAGAAAACCCAAGCGAGTATCTTTGGAGTCATAATAGGTGGAAGCATGGGTTTTAG
- a CDS encoding bifunctional riboflavin kinase/FAD synthetase encodes MQVFKSLDNLPQFKNAVVTIGTFDGVHLGHQKLLERINELAKKNDGESILITFHPHPRFVVQPDSDLKLLNTIDEKIDLLKKYKVNNVVVAPFSKEFSNMPAISYVKDFLVENFKPHTLVIGYDHHFGKNRSGNIDLLEEYKDIFGYNVEQISKETIQDIGISSTKIREALAQGKVQTANKLLGHEYSINGFVTKGEQLGRKIGFPTANVQLLVDYKLIPKNGVYIVNVKVKNSLYKGMLNIGVRPTIEGLNKTIEVNIFDFDQDIYGEKIEVILLKYIREEQKFESLEALKQQLNKDKAEALAYFQ; translated from the coding sequence ATGCAGGTATTTAAAAGTTTAGACAATCTCCCTCAGTTTAAAAATGCTGTTGTAACCATTGGTACTTTTGATGGCGTTCATTTAGGACATCAGAAATTACTGGAACGCATAAACGAATTAGCAAAAAAAAATGATGGCGAAAGTATTTTAATCACTTTTCATCCTCATCCACGCTTTGTTGTTCAACCCGATAGCGATTTAAAATTATTAAACACTATTGATGAAAAAATAGATTTGCTAAAAAAATACAAGGTTAATAATGTTGTAGTAGCACCTTTTAGCAAAGAGTTTAGTAATATGCCGGCTATTTCTTATGTGAAAGATTTTTTGGTTGAAAATTTTAAACCCCACACTTTAGTTATTGGTTACGACCACCATTTTGGTAAAAACAGAAGTGGAAATATAGATTTGCTTGAAGAATACAAAGATATTTTTGGATATAATGTAGAGCAGATTAGTAAAGAAACCATACAAGATATAGGCATTAGCAGCACTAAAATTAGAGAAGCTTTGGCACAAGGAAAAGTGCAAACTGCTAATAAACTTTTAGGTCATGAATATAGTATAAATGGTTTTGTAACAAAAGGAGAACAACTAGGCAGAAAAATAGGATTTCCTACGGCAAATGTGCAACTTTTAGTAGATTACAAACTCATTCCTAAAAATGGAGTATATATTGTAAATGTAAAAGTTAAAAATAGTCTGTACAAAGGCATGTTAAACATAGGTGTGCGACCAACCATAGAAGGACTTAACAAAACAATTGAAGTGAATATTTTTGATTTTGACCAAGATATTTATGGCGAAAAAATAGAAGTAATTTTGCTAAAATATATTAGAGAAGAACAAAAGTTTGAATCTTTAGAAGCTCTAAAGCAACAACTAAATAAAGATAAAGCAGAGGCTCTTGCTTATTTTCAATAA
- a CDS encoding type I restriction enzyme HsdR N-terminal domain-containing protein, producing the protein MIKITFRKYNFKVSIENEIHYIFDEVRKKKIKLTPEEWVRQNFIHFLMYDLQYPKAKIAVEKEIIINDLKKRFDILVYDTAMQPFLLIECKSQNENINENVLEQSLRYNMQLKVPYICISNGTYTYAWDVKTTDIKPLETLPQYV; encoded by the coding sequence ATGATTAAAATTACTTTCAGAAAATATAATTTTAAGGTTTCCATTGAAAATGAAATTCATTACATTTTTGACGAAGTTAGAAAGAAAAAAATAAAACTTACGCCAGAAGAGTGGGTTAGGCAAAATTTTATACATTTTTTAATGTATGATTTGCAATATCCTAAAGCAAAAATTGCTGTAGAAAAGGAAATAATTATTAATGATTTAAAAAAAAGATTTGATATTTTGGTTTATGATACCGCTATGCAACCTTTTTTATTAATAGAATGTAAATCGCAGAATGAAAATATAAATGAAAATGTTTTAGAGCAAAGTTTAAGATATAATATGCAACTAAAAGTGCCATACATCTGCATTAGCAATGGAACTTACACCTATGCTTGGGATGTTAAAACAACGGATATTAAACCTTTAGAAACACTACCTCAATATGTTTAA